The Cytobacillus firmus genome segment CGAAATACGTCATTTCCGTTTCAGGTGTGTAGAATTTAACAATCTGTGCATTGATTGCCTGTGCTGCCGCATTTGACAGGAACCAAAGGCTCATCGTTTGCGCGGAAAACGCAGCAGGCGCTAATTTGGTTGTAGCTGAAAGTCCAACAGGTGATAAGCAAAGCTCCCCAAGTACAACAATGAAGTAGCTAAGAACCAGCCATAATGGGCTTACAAGAGAATCTGTTCCGCCAAGGTAAGCAGGAAGCAGAATCACAAGGAATGATAAACCGGCAAACAATAGACCCAGTGAGAATTTCTGCGGCACTGAAGGCTGGCGGTCGCCAAGCTTCACCCATAGCCAGGCAAATACAGGCGCCAGGAAGATAATAAATAATGGGTTAAGAGACTGGAACCATGCCGGTGAAATATCAAGTCCCATAAACTCAAGCTGTGTACGCTTGTCCGCATAGTTCGCAAGAATCGTTGAACCCTGCTCCTGGATGGCCCAGAACATAACAGACGCAATGAATAATGGAATATACGCAATGATGCGTGAACGTTCCACTTCTGTTGTTTTCGGGCTGCGGTACATCATTGTAAAGTAAACAATTGGGAGACCGATACCCAGAATACCAACAAGTGCAATAAAGGAATCAAACGTTAAAAGACCAGTTGGGATGCCGACAGCGACTAAAATGGCAATAATAACAGCACCCAGGCCAATTCTTGTATAAACTGTTTTCTTTTCATTTGCAGATAATGGATTAGAAATATAAGTTCCTGCTAACCCAAGATTTTTCTTTTTCGTAAAGACAAACACCAATAAGCCAAAGAACATACCAACGGCTGCAATGGCGAAAC includes the following:
- a CDS encoding peptide MFS transporter, which produces MSDFNRQKIVESVPQKGFFGHPKGLFTLFFTEFWERFSYYGMRAILVFYMYYEVSKGGLGLDEPTALAIMSIYGSLVYMSGIIGGWMADRLLGTSRAVFYGGILIMLGHIALSIPGSLAMFFVSMVLIVLGTGLLKPNVSSVVGDIYSPEDNRRDAGFSIFYMGINLGGFLAPLIVGTVGMKYNFHLGFAIAAVGMFFGLLVFVFTKKKNLGLAGTYISNPLSANEKKTVYTRIGLGAVIIAILVAVGIPTGLLTFDSFIALVGILGIGLPIVYFTMMYRSPKTTEVERSRIIAYIPLFIASVMFWAIQEQGSTILANYADKRTQLEFMGLDISPAWFQSLNPLFIIFLAPVFAWLWVKLGDRQPSVPQKFSLGLLFAGLSFLVILLPAYLGGTDSLVSPLWLVLSYFIVVLGELCLSPVGLSATTKLAPAAFSAQTMSLWFLSNAAAQAINAQIVKFYTPETEMTYFGVIGAVAILLSIILFLLSPKIQGFMKGVR